Proteins found in one Actinokineospora alba genomic segment:
- a CDS encoding helix-turn-helix transcriptional regulator — MRASRLVSLLLLLQTRGRLTAQELATELEVSIRTVYRDVDALHAAGIPLYGSAGPAGGYQLLGGYRSKLTGLTSDEAESLFLMPGPAAELGLGSVVAAAQLKMVAALPEELRDRAGRISSRFHLDTPGWYDSDQTPHLAAVAGSVWNQRVIDVRYRRWKTPREVTRTLRPYGVVLKAGRWYLVAHGSTTVSTYRVSAILDLEVSTETFDRPDFDLVAYWKSYVEEFLSWRLRGTATVALSPRGMERMPDILSTEAVRAIEETGEPGERPLWTRAVIPVESPSHTVSDLLRMGADIEVIEPPELRQLFAETTSELARLYA, encoded by the coding sequence ATGCGCGCGAGCAGACTGGTGTCCCTCCTCCTGCTTCTGCAGACTCGCGGCAGGCTGACCGCCCAGGAACTCGCGACCGAACTCGAAGTCTCGATCCGCACCGTCTACCGCGACGTCGACGCCCTGCACGCCGCGGGCATTCCCCTCTACGGCAGCGCGGGCCCCGCGGGCGGATACCAACTCCTCGGCGGCTACCGCTCCAAGCTCACCGGACTCACCAGCGACGAAGCCGAGTCCCTGTTCCTCATGCCCGGGCCTGCCGCCGAGTTGGGGCTCGGCTCCGTGGTCGCCGCCGCGCAGCTCAAGATGGTCGCCGCCCTTCCCGAAGAACTGCGCGACCGGGCGGGGCGCATCTCCTCGCGGTTCCATCTGGACACCCCGGGCTGGTACGACTCCGACCAGACCCCGCACCTGGCCGCCGTCGCCGGCTCGGTGTGGAACCAGCGGGTGATCGACGTGCGCTACCGCCGCTGGAAGACCCCGCGCGAGGTGACCCGGACGTTGCGGCCGTACGGCGTCGTCCTGAAGGCGGGCCGCTGGTACCTGGTGGCTCACGGCTCGACCACGGTGTCGACGTACCGGGTCTCCGCGATCCTGGACCTCGAGGTGTCCACGGAAACGTTCGACCGCCCCGATTTCGACCTCGTCGCCTACTGGAAGTCCTACGTGGAGGAGTTCCTGTCCTGGCGCCTGCGCGGCACCGCGACCGTGGCACTGTCCCCGCGCGGGATGGAGCGGATGCCCGACATCCTGTCCACCGAGGCAGTGCGGGCGATCGAGGAGACCGGCGAACCCGGCGAGCGTCCACTATGGACTCGTGCGGTGATCCCGGTGGAATCCCCCAGCCACACTGTCAGCGACTTGTTGCGGATGGGCGCGGACATCGAGGTCATCGAGCCACCGGAACTCCGACAACTGTTCGCCGAGACGACCAGCGAACTGGCGCGCTTGTACGCATAG
- a CDS encoding DUF3995 domain-containing protein, which translates to MITDIRARQSGRWAGYATAACAFLFALTSFYWGFGGTFALDTVGREAVELIEAGDPGIYFAVWFAGFVKVAGGVVALALVQPWGRKRFPHWMLMLAGWGGAAALILYGAAQIGIQLLVRAGILVPPGDMDWRGFYGHLYLWAPWFVVWGVLMAITAFHYTRGRSAQVAESVG; encoded by the coding sequence ATGATCACCGACATCCGTGCGCGCCAGTCCGGCCGGTGGGCGGGGTACGCGACCGCGGCGTGCGCGTTTCTGTTCGCCCTCACCAGCTTCTACTGGGGCTTCGGCGGCACCTTCGCCCTCGACACGGTCGGTCGTGAGGCGGTGGAGCTGATCGAGGCGGGCGATCCGGGCATCTACTTCGCCGTGTGGTTCGCGGGGTTCGTCAAGGTCGCGGGCGGTGTCGTGGCGCTGGCACTGGTCCAGCCGTGGGGCCGGAAGCGGTTCCCGCACTGGATGCTGATGCTCGCGGGCTGGGGCGGCGCGGCCGCCCTCATCCTCTATGGCGCCGCGCAAATCGGGATCCAGCTGCTGGTCCGGGCCGGAATCCTTGTGCCGCCTGGGGATATGGACTGGCGCGGCTTCTACGGCCACCTCTACCTGTGGGCCCCATGGTTCGTCGTGTGGGGCGTGCTCATGGCCATCACCGCCTTCCACTACACCCGCGGGCGGTCGGCACAGGTCGCGGAAAGCGTTGGCTGA
- a CDS encoding LysR family transcriptional regulator — MANLELRHLRTICAIAEEGSVSKAAARIGVSQPAMTTQLRSIERLIGGDLFERSPTGSVPTELGRSLIRSARVVLDDVKTLLNMGDPKARSAADTSLVFASMPMLFTGTVVSELAAWIRCAEVRVQTYTAGSGVLDLVASGRADVAVFEWFEGVDQRKLSGVEVRSLVREPQFVGLSEDDPLAGADEIDLADLARRDWVVPPPEEDGLRIQLRHACDAAGFLPRLTHQVSDARTAMTLTADGAVCLLQPASIDGYGVVVRPLRGTPLITPVLLAIRSDGPWADRRHELTACVAHAYSTIVARNPYYAKWWIDHPEHHAELDAALLLPRPSRPQ, encoded by the coding sequence ATGGCGAACTTGGAACTGAGACACCTGCGGACGATCTGCGCGATCGCCGAGGAAGGAAGCGTGTCCAAGGCGGCGGCGCGAATCGGCGTGTCGCAGCCCGCGATGACCACGCAGCTGCGCTCCATCGAGCGGTTGATCGGCGGCGACCTGTTCGAGCGGTCCCCGACGGGCAGCGTGCCGACCGAGCTGGGCCGCAGCCTCATCCGCTCGGCGCGGGTGGTACTCGACGACGTCAAGACGCTGCTGAACATGGGCGACCCGAAGGCGCGCTCGGCGGCCGACACCTCGCTGGTCTTCGCCTCCATGCCGATGCTGTTCACCGGGACCGTGGTCTCCGAACTGGCCGCGTGGATCCGCTGCGCCGAGGTGCGGGTGCAGACCTACACGGCAGGCTCGGGCGTCCTGGACCTGGTCGCGTCCGGCCGCGCCGACGTTGCCGTGTTCGAGTGGTTCGAGGGCGTTGACCAGCGCAAACTGTCCGGTGTCGAGGTCCGCTCACTGGTCCGCGAGCCGCAGTTCGTCGGCCTGAGCGAGGACGACCCGCTCGCCGGAGCCGACGAAATCGATCTGGCCGACCTCGCCCGCCGGGACTGGGTGGTGCCGCCACCGGAGGAGGACGGCCTGCGCATCCAACTCCGCCACGCGTGCGACGCGGCGGGCTTCCTGCCCCGCCTCACCCACCAGGTCAGCGACGCCCGGACCGCCATGACCCTCACCGCGGACGGCGCGGTCTGCCTGCTCCAACCCGCCTCGATCGACGGCTACGGGGTCGTCGTGCGCCCGCTGCGCGGTACGCCGCTGATCACCCCGGTGCTGCTGGCCATCCGCTCGGACGGTCCGTGGGCCGACCGCAGACACGAGCTCACCGCCTGCGTCGCACACGCCTACTCGACAATTGTCGCGCGCAATCCGTATTACGCGAAGTGGTGGATCGATCACCCGGAACACCACGCCGAACTCGATGCCGCGCTGCTTCTGCCAAGGCCTAGCCGACCGCAGTAG
- a CDS encoding trypsin-like serine protease: MRLKKAVLAVSLAASAIGVAIAAPSAFAAPPPPEDNVAQPMIIGGGNASQTYSFMVSLQTSQGHHCGGSLIAPQWVATAAHCVGSLTQARVGTTTWNSGGTLVRIASQTKSPDGRDFALVKLASAVQQAPITIAADPGPAGTVTRLIGWGQTCPTRGCGGAPTNLQEIDVKVLSSGCTDNFDSTKEICLGDKPNTGACYGDSGGPSVRQVNGRWELTGATSRAGQGQDTCGTAPAIYMNVPAYKNWINQTTGGGTTPTPTPSCSDVQPWNPNAWYSPGNRVSYNSHRWEATWYTTGQAPGSSPWSNWRDLGSC; encoded by the coding sequence ATGCGGCTCAAGAAAGCCGTGCTCGCGGTGAGTCTGGCCGCGTCCGCGATCGGTGTGGCCATCGCCGCGCCGTCCGCGTTCGCCGCGCCGCCGCCGCCCGAGGACAACGTGGCCCAGCCGATGATCATCGGCGGCGGCAACGCCAGCCAGACCTACTCGTTCATGGTGTCCCTGCAGACATCTCAAGGTCACCACTGCGGTGGTTCGCTGATCGCCCCGCAGTGGGTGGCGACCGCCGCGCACTGCGTCGGCAGCCTGACCCAGGCACGGGTCGGCACCACCACCTGGAACTCCGGCGGCACGCTCGTGCGGATCGCGTCGCAGACGAAGAGCCCGGACGGGCGCGACTTCGCGCTGGTCAAGCTCGCTTCCGCCGTGCAGCAGGCACCCATCACCATCGCCGCCGACCCGGGCCCGGCGGGGACCGTCACCCGGCTCATCGGCTGGGGCCAGACCTGCCCGACCCGCGGCTGCGGCGGCGCGCCGACGAACCTGCAGGAGATCGACGTCAAGGTCCTCAGCTCCGGCTGCACCGACAACTTCGACTCCACCAAGGAGATCTGCCTCGGCGACAAGCCCAACACCGGCGCTTGCTACGGCGACTCCGGCGGCCCGTCGGTGCGCCAGGTCAACGGCCGCTGGGAACTGACCGGCGCCACCAGCCGCGCGGGCCAGGGCCAGGACACCTGCGGCACCGCGCCCGCGATCTACATGAACGTCCCGGCCTACAAGAACTGGATCAACCAGACCACCGGCGGCGGCACCACACCGACGCCGACACCGTCGTGCTCGGACGTGCAGCCGTGGAACCCGAATGCCTGGTACTCGCCGGGCAACCGCGTCTCCTACAACAGCCACCGCTGGGAAGCGACCTGGTACACCACCGGCCAGGCTCCCGGATCGTCCCCGTGGAGCAACTGGCGCGACCTCGGCTCCTGCTGA
- a CDS encoding VanZ family protein has translation MSMGQDADLAERILNQPLVAAAMVAGCVVIGFVALVLARWRGWRRVPAVLAGFGLALALAVTLGRSGVLDPDIATLDPLRRCVENDFALASTKQRLNFYMLMPFAFFATLAIRRAWPVMIACAVLSAGIELTQALIAVGICDSQDFYNNTVGGLIAVVAAWGIDKIVSTHEPDAATARR, from the coding sequence ATGAGCATGGGGCAGGACGCCGACCTGGCGGAACGAATACTGAACCAGCCGTTGGTGGCGGCCGCGATGGTCGCCGGGTGCGTGGTGATCGGGTTCGTGGCGCTCGTGCTGGCCAGGTGGCGGGGCTGGCGTCGGGTTCCGGCCGTGCTCGCGGGCTTCGGGCTCGCGCTCGCGCTGGCCGTCACGCTGGGAAGATCCGGCGTCCTGGATCCGGACATCGCCACGCTGGACCCGTTGCGGCGGTGCGTCGAGAACGACTTCGCGTTGGCGAGCACGAAACAGCGGCTGAACTTCTACATGCTCATGCCGTTCGCGTTCTTCGCCACGCTCGCCATCCGCCGCGCCTGGCCGGTGATGATCGCCTGCGCCGTGCTCAGCGCGGGCATCGAGCTGACGCAGGCCCTGATCGCGGTCGGCATCTGCGACTCGCAGGACTTCTACAACAACACCGTCGGTGGCCTGATCGCGGTGGTCGCCGCATGGGGGATCGACAAGATCGTCTCCACCCACGAGCCGGATGCCGCCACCGCGCGGCGGTGA
- a CDS encoding transcriptional regulator — translation MFSEPDFAYDSTMPSFAAALRSAIDAKGLGLVRIQDRLNRRGVSVSLATLSYWQTGRSRPARQSSLAVVRHLEDILDVPRGALTALIDPHRPAMGAFWPRETPVEDAVSGVDIGWDDRLTRLSQHDRVVVGGDRGERTSTSRQVLRAEADGPDRWIVINHIDEHDRALPTIRPLRNCHLGRTISRPESGLLVAELVFDTVLRRGETIVLEHELVSRPPHPLATNYERKFRLPVREYVLEVCFDPAAAPGRCEQFARTAGNAERVRPMAVDDRHTVHSVALDFGPGCFGFRWDWD, via the coding sequence ATGTTCAGTGAGCCCGACTTCGCCTACGACAGCACCATGCCGTCGTTCGCGGCCGCCCTGCGTTCGGCGATCGATGCGAAGGGCCTCGGGCTGGTCCGGATCCAGGACCGGCTGAACAGGCGCGGGGTGTCGGTCAGCCTGGCGACGCTGAGCTACTGGCAGACCGGCCGCAGCCGCCCGGCCCGGCAGTCCTCGCTGGCCGTGGTCCGTCACCTTGAGGACATCCTGGACGTCCCACGCGGCGCGCTGACCGCCCTGATCGACCCGCACCGCCCGGCGATGGGCGCGTTCTGGCCGCGGGAGACCCCGGTGGAGGACGCGGTCAGCGGGGTCGACATCGGCTGGGACGACCGGCTGACCCGGCTCAGCCAGCACGACCGCGTCGTCGTCGGCGGCGACCGGGGCGAGCGGACGTCGACCTCGCGGCAGGTGCTGCGCGCGGAGGCGGACGGCCCGGACCGCTGGATCGTCATCAACCACATCGACGAGCACGACCGCGCGCTGCCCACGATCCGGCCGCTGCGCAACTGTCATCTCGGCCGGACGATCAGCAGGCCGGAGAGCGGGCTGCTGGTCGCCGAACTCGTCTTCGACACGGTTCTTCGCCGCGGCGAGACGATCGTCCTCGAACACGAGTTGGTCAGCAGGCCGCCGCATCCGCTGGCCACCAACTACGAGCGCAAGTTCCGGCTGCCGGTGCGCGAGTACGTGCTGGAGGTGTGCTTCGACCCGGCCGCCGCGCCCGGGCGGTGTGAGCAGTTCGCTCGGACGGCGGGCAACGCCGAGCGGGTGCGGCCGATGGCTGTCGATGACCGGCATACGGTGCATTCCGTGGCCCTGGACTTCGGTCCGGGCTGTTTCGGCTTCCGCTGGGACTGGGACTGA
- a CDS encoding small ribosomal subunit Rsm22 family protein: MSTLPAELAGALDDALGRFPTSQVTDAVEALIQLYRGGVDPSSLVLDKDLTVAAYAAYRMPATFAAVSAALRHAAALAPEFQPTSMVDVGGGTGTSVWAAQSVWPSLAEVTVLEQSAPAIALGRKLAERSSALAVRSARWERAVIGSSVAKPAADLVTLSYVLGELAESSRAEVVRSLAQDAGLLVLVEPGTPAGYERIVAARDLLIADGMKVLAPCPHERACPIPRGQDWCHFAERLNRTALHRRIKSATLAHEDEKYSYVALTRADLPHVDNRVLRHPFKRKGLVSLKLCTDADGLAEVKITKRDPAAYKRARDVEWGDGWSADT, encoded by the coding sequence GTGTCCACCCTCCCCGCCGAACTCGCAGGCGCCCTCGACGACGCCCTCGGGCGGTTCCCGACCTCGCAGGTCACCGACGCCGTCGAGGCGCTCATCCAGCTCTACCGCGGTGGTGTCGACCCGTCGTCGCTGGTGCTGGACAAAGACCTCACGGTCGCTGCCTACGCGGCGTACCGGATGCCCGCGACCTTCGCCGCCGTGTCGGCCGCGCTGCGGCACGCGGCCGCCCTGGCCCCCGAGTTCCAGCCGACGTCGATGGTGGACGTCGGCGGCGGCACGGGGACGTCGGTGTGGGCGGCCCAGTCAGTGTGGCCGTCGCTGGCGGAGGTGACTGTGTTGGAGCAGTCTGCGCCCGCGATCGCCCTGGGCCGCAAGCTCGCGGAGCGCTCGTCGGCGCTCGCGGTGCGATCGGCGCGGTGGGAGCGGGCCGTCATCGGGAGCAGCGTGGCCAAGCCCGCCGCCGACCTGGTGACGTTGTCCTACGTGCTCGGCGAGCTGGCGGAGTCGTCGCGGGCGGAGGTGGTGCGCTCGCTTGCCCAGGACGCGGGTCTGCTGGTGCTGGTCGAGCCCGGCACGCCCGCGGGCTACGAGCGGATCGTCGCGGCCCGCGACCTGCTCATCGCCGACGGGATGAAGGTGCTGGCGCCGTGTCCGCACGAGCGCGCGTGCCCGATCCCGCGCGGGCAGGACTGGTGCCACTTCGCCGAACGGCTCAACCGGACCGCGCTGCACCGGCGGATCAAGTCCGCGACGCTCGCGCACGAGGACGAGAAGTACTCCTACGTCGCCCTCACCCGCGCCGACCTGCCGCACGTGGACAACCGCGTGCTGCGCCACCCGTTCAAGCGCAAGGGACTGGTGTCGCTGAAGCTGTGCACCGACGCGGACGGGCTCGCCGAAGTCAAGATCACCAAGCGCGACCCCGCCGCCTACAAGCGGGCCCGCGATGTCGAGTGGGGCGACGGCTGGAGCGCGGACACATGA
- a CDS encoding phosphotransferase: MGVETWSSAAWVELATAWLDERLADAGIERTGPAEQPRVRPWSTQLTAPTTVGTVWLKAVNPPNAFEAGLYDVLHELVPHRVLAPIATDAERGWMLLPDGGRTIADRDLADDDLVKVLTEVIPRYGLLQRDLAPHVDRMLAAGVTDMRPTVMPQRFDEALAVVGDLPAVAAKSGEFADWCARLAVSPVPPSLDHNDLHANNILLADLADPDAVRFYDWGDAVIAHPFAAMFVPLKVLADILGKQTTGVLRVRDAYLEVFADLGSHAELAAELDLACRVAKVARTLVWARAVAVSPGEWADAPRETLMSLLAESYF; the protein is encoded by the coding sequence ATGGGAGTCGAAACGTGGTCGTCGGCGGCATGGGTGGAACTGGCGACGGCGTGGCTGGACGAGCGGCTGGCCGACGCGGGCATCGAGCGGACCGGCCCGGCCGAGCAGCCGCGCGTGCGACCTTGGTCGACCCAGCTGACCGCGCCGACCACGGTCGGAACCGTGTGGCTCAAGGCGGTCAACCCGCCGAACGCCTTCGAGGCCGGGCTGTACGACGTGCTGCACGAACTGGTCCCGCACCGCGTCCTCGCCCCCATCGCCACCGACGCCGAGCGCGGCTGGATGCTGCTGCCCGACGGCGGCCGCACGATCGCCGACCGCGACCTCGCGGACGACGACCTGGTCAAAGTGCTGACCGAGGTCATACCGCGCTACGGCCTGCTGCAGCGCGACCTCGCCCCGCACGTCGACCGGATGCTCGCCGCGGGGGTCACCGACATGCGGCCCACGGTGATGCCGCAGCGGTTCGACGAAGCCCTCGCCGTGGTGGGCGACCTGCCCGCCGTCGCCGCGAAGTCCGGCGAGTTCGCCGACTGGTGCGCCCGGCTGGCTGTGTCCCCGGTGCCGCCGAGCCTGGACCACAACGACCTGCACGCGAACAACATCCTGCTCGCCGACCTGGCCGATCCCGACGCGGTGCGCTTCTACGACTGGGGCGACGCGGTCATCGCGCACCCGTTCGCCGCGATGTTCGTCCCGCTCAAGGTCCTCGCCGACATCCTCGGCAAGCAGACCACCGGCGTGCTGCGGGTGCGCGACGCCTACCTGGAGGTCTTCGCCGACCTGGGATCGCACGCGGAACTGGCGGCCGAGCTGGACCTGGCGTGCCGGGTCGCGAAGGTCGCGCGGACCCTCGTCTGGGCTCGCGCTGTCGCCGTCTCGCCCGGCGAGTGGGCCGACGCGCCCCGGGAGACGCTGATGAGCCTGCTGGCCGAGTCCTACTTCTGA
- a CDS encoding CYTH domain-containing protein has protein sequence MEEIERKFLVADDSWRSSVISTNRMVQAYLAIGERAQVRVRSSGDKAWVTVKGQAKGISRPEFETEVPVDFVEGVRSSGLCEGSPVEKDRHVVDVDGYLFEVDVFLGDNEGLVLAELELDTADAEFPRPPWLGEEVTDDKRYRNAYLATNPWASWNRDGDMDVYPST, from the coding sequence ATGGAGGAAATCGAGCGGAAGTTCCTGGTGGCGGACGACTCGTGGCGGTCGTCGGTGATCTCGACCAACCGGATGGTGCAGGCGTACCTCGCCATCGGCGAACGCGCGCAGGTGCGGGTGCGCAGCTCCGGCGACAAGGCGTGGGTGACGGTCAAGGGCCAGGCGAAGGGGATCTCCCGGCCGGAGTTCGAGACCGAGGTGCCGGTGGACTTCGTCGAAGGCGTGCGCTCCTCGGGACTGTGCGAGGGATCACCGGTGGAGAAGGACCGCCACGTCGTCGACGTCGACGGGTATCTGTTCGAAGTGGACGTGTTCCTCGGCGACAACGAAGGGCTTGTGCTCGCCGAACTGGAACTGGACACTGCCGACGCCGAGTTCCCCCGCCCGCCATGGCTGGGCGAGGAAGTCACCGACGACAAGCGGTACCGCAACGCTTACCTCGCGACGAACCCGTGGGCGAGCTGGAACCGTGACGGGGACATGGACGTCTACCCGTCGACTTAG
- a CDS encoding polysaccharide deacetylase family protein has product MTLSRRALLTAGAVGVLSACTPPEPRTRATEPSSAPSPSPSSYAVPTTSASAPAPVSTAPTTTPAAPTARAAVVRRYQAVRPTQFGLTVPGVINRLPSAGVALTFDACGGPGGAQYDGALIKTLRDLRTPATLFLNARWIEANPAIFRDLAADPLFDIANHGTRHLPLSVAGRSAYGIAGTRDAGEVYDEIAGNHELLTRALGRPPAFFRSGTAHYDDVATKIVAELGEQVIGFDVNADSGARASLPQITRAMAGVRPGSIVIAHMNRPGGATAQGMAAALPPLLAAGTRFVHLR; this is encoded by the coding sequence ATGACACTCAGCAGGCGCGCCCTGCTCACCGCCGGGGCGGTGGGCGTCCTCAGCGCGTGCACGCCCCCGGAGCCGCGCACGCGGGCCACCGAGCCCAGTTCAGCGCCGAGCCCGTCGCCGAGTTCGTACGCCGTCCCCACGACGTCGGCGTCCGCACCGGCCCCGGTCTCCACGGCACCGACCACGACGCCCGCCGCTCCGACCGCGCGGGCGGCCGTGGTGCGCCGCTATCAGGCGGTCCGGCCCACCCAGTTCGGCCTGACCGTGCCCGGCGTGATCAACCGCCTGCCCTCGGCGGGCGTCGCCTTGACGTTCGACGCGTGCGGCGGCCCCGGCGGCGCCCAGTACGACGGCGCGCTGATCAAGACCCTGCGCGACCTTCGTACCCCCGCGACGCTGTTCCTCAACGCCCGCTGGATCGAGGCCAACCCGGCGATCTTCCGCGACCTGGCGGCCGACCCGCTCTTCGACATCGCCAACCACGGCACCAGGCACCTGCCGCTCTCGGTCGCGGGCCGCTCGGCGTACGGCATCGCGGGCACCCGCGACGCGGGCGAGGTCTACGACGAGATCGCCGGCAACCACGAGCTGCTCACGCGCGCGCTCGGCAGGCCACCGGCGTTCTTCCGCTCCGGCACCGCCCACTACGACGACGTCGCCACCAAGATCGTCGCCGAGCTGGGCGAACAGGTCATCGGCTTCGACGTCAACGCCGACAGCGGCGCCCGGGCGAGCCTGCCCCAGATCACCCGGGCCATGGCCGGGGTGCGGCCGGGCTCGATCGTCATCGCCCACATGAACCGCCCCGGCGGCGCCACCGCCCAGGGCATGGCCGCCGCCCTGCCGCCGCTACTGGCCGCCGGAACCCGGTTCGTCCACCTGCGCTGA
- the dusB gene encoding tRNA dihydrouridine synthase DusB has protein sequence MSQVPPLMIGPYKVDPRVVLAPMAGITNVAFRTLCREFGSPTSLYVCEMITARAIVERDPKTMEMITFGADEHPRSMQLYSVDPANMREAVKIIVAEGLADHIDMNFGCPVPKVTRKGGGAALPFKRRLFGEIVAAAVRNAGDLPVTVKFRVGIDDEHITYLDAGRIAEAEGAVAVALHARTAAQRYSGQADWSRIARLKEAVTTIPVLGNGDIFSATDAIKMVEQTGCDGVVVGRGCLGRPWLFAELHAAFTGAPIPDGPDLGTVGRILFRHATLLADHLGPEKGLRDLRKHMAWYLRGFPIGGDLRTRFAMVSGLGELADLIGQLDPTAPYPEEAEGPRGRQGSPGKVVLPEGWLDDPDDAAVPVGAELMHSGG, from the coding sequence ATGTCCCAGGTCCCGCCCCTCATGATCGGCCCGTACAAGGTCGATCCTCGGGTCGTGCTCGCCCCGATGGCGGGCATCACCAACGTCGCGTTCCGGACGCTGTGTCGCGAGTTCGGCAGTCCGACGTCGCTCTACGTGTGCGAGATGATCACCGCCAGGGCGATCGTCGAGCGCGATCCGAAGACGATGGAAATGATCACCTTCGGGGCCGACGAGCACCCCCGGTCCATGCAGCTCTACAGCGTCGACCCGGCCAACATGCGCGAGGCGGTCAAGATCATCGTCGCGGAGGGCCTGGCCGACCACATCGACATGAACTTCGGCTGTCCCGTCCCCAAGGTCACCCGCAAGGGCGGCGGGGCGGCGCTGCCGTTCAAGCGACGGCTGTTCGGCGAGATCGTCGCCGCCGCCGTGCGCAACGCCGGGGACCTGCCGGTCACCGTGAAGTTCCGGGTCGGCATCGACGACGAGCACATCACCTACCTCGACGCGGGGCGCATCGCCGAGGCCGAGGGCGCCGTGGCGGTCGCGCTGCACGCGCGGACGGCGGCGCAGCGGTACTCCGGTCAGGCGGACTGGTCGCGGATCGCGCGGCTCAAGGAAGCGGTGACGACCATCCCGGTGCTGGGCAACGGCGACATCTTCAGCGCGACCGACGCCATCAAGATGGTCGAGCAGACCGGGTGTGACGGCGTAGTCGTCGGCCGGGGCTGCCTCGGCAGGCCGTGGCTGTTCGCCGAGCTGCACGCCGCCTTCACCGGCGCCCCGATCCCCGACGGGCCGGACCTGGGCACCGTCGGCCGGATCCTCTTCCGGCACGCCACCCTCCTCGCCGACCACCTCGGCCCCGAGAAGGGCCTGCGCGACCTGCGCAAGCACATGGCCTGGTACCTGCGCGGCTTCCCGATCGGCGGCGACCTGCGCACCCGCTTCGCGATGGTGTCCGGGCTCGGCGAACTGGCCGACCTGATCGGACAACTCGACCCGACCGCCCCCTATCCCGAGGAGGCCGAAGGGCCGCGCGGGCGCCAGGGGTCGCCGGGCAAGGTCGTGCTGCCGGAGGGGTGGCTCGACGATCCCGACGACGCCGCTGTGCCGGTCGGTGCGGAACTGATGCACTCCGGGGGCTGA
- a CDS encoding GGDEF domain-containing protein: MRRSALADAEDPDSAAAGPPADAANLVSLHESIAALLASRGQYRQAYQHLRSALDLMSELSAPPQIPEQFRREVDRLRREHAEAHEQSIRDSLTASYNRRYLDQRLVEVVSEQSHAHGLGVALVDLDWFKQVNDTFGHLVGDRVLQRVVELLQQGLPEGAFCARYGGEEFVLVLPGVDRPTAVTLAETARARVETYAWSSLVLGLRVTVSIGLSHEPATHVAHNTPASPERQLRDADTLLYTAKQSGRNAVAYLLDGKAHLAGPASGRRAVTVPRAIQP, from the coding sequence CTGCGTCGGTCCGCGCTCGCCGACGCCGAGGATCCCGACTCTGCCGCCGCCGGCCCACCCGCGGACGCGGCGAACCTGGTGAGTCTGCACGAGTCGATCGCCGCGCTGCTCGCCTCGCGCGGGCAGTACCGCCAGGCCTACCAACACCTGCGGTCCGCTTTGGACCTTATGTCCGAACTCAGCGCGCCCCCGCAGATCCCCGAACAGTTCCGCCGCGAGGTCGACCGGCTGCGCCGCGAGCACGCCGAGGCCCACGAGCAGAGCATCCGCGACAGCCTCACCGCCAGCTACAACCGCCGCTACCTCGACCAGCGGCTGGTGGAGGTGGTCAGCGAGCAGAGCCACGCCCACGGGCTCGGTGTCGCGCTGGTGGACCTCGACTGGTTCAAGCAGGTCAACGACACCTTCGGCCACCTCGTCGGCGACCGGGTGCTGCAGCGCGTCGTCGAGCTGCTGCAGCAAGGCCTGCCCGAGGGCGCGTTCTGCGCCCGCTACGGCGGGGAGGAGTTCGTTCTCGTCCTGCCCGGTGTCGACCGCCCGACAGCGGTCACGCTGGCCGAGACCGCACGCGCGCGCGTAGAGACCTATGCGTGGTCGTCGTTGGTCCTCGGGCTGCGCGTGACGGTCAGCATCGGCCTCTCGCACGAACCGGCGACGCACGTGGCGCACAACACACCCGCGTCTCCCGAGCGGCAACTGCGCGACGCCGACACCTTGCTCTACACAGCGAAACAGTCGGGCCGCAACGCCGTCGCCTATCTGCTCGACGGCAAGGCTCACCTGGCCGGACCGGCTTCCGGCAGGCGTGCGGTCACTGTTCCGCGAGCAATTCAGCCTTGA